The bacterium genome includes a window with the following:
- a CDS encoding bifunctional 3-(3-hydroxy-phenyl)propionate/3-hydroxycinnamic acid hydroxylase, whose protein sequence is MTPSRYGVIIAGAGPTGLTLANLLGIYGVRVLVVERNATTVDEPRAVSIDDEGLRTMQAAGLAGDVLAAAVPGYGYRYLSPSGRCFATVTPAAMPYGYPRRSAFRQPVLERQLRGGLAGLSSVEARFEHTLESFHQDGQGVAVTVRGPEARAREVECDYLVGCDGAASTVRRLLGVPLAGASFSERWLIIDLEESEVASPHTLVFCDPARPGIALPGPDRTRRVEFKVLPDERDDDLLRPPAIRRLLAAHGTDPESVIRRAVVYRFHARVAARWAAGRALLAGDAAHLSPPFAGQGMNSGLRDAHNLAWKIAAVVQGQMGPGLLESYEAERRPHVWEMIRLALRMGRVMAPRSRAEAWAVEQAVRLLDLYPPARDYITEMRWRPAPRFRSGFLVPDGRPAGETLVGRLLPQPWVVTADGRSVRLDAVLGNRFVLLAWTARPGEAFAAVRHDVWRRLDATRVAVLPCGVEDESVRRSEGLFGAEVVRDRDGHLAAALARYPNHVLLLRPDHYVAACLPADGPARGAAAVEALVART, encoded by the coding sequence GTGACGCCGAGCCGCTACGGCGTCATCATCGCCGGCGCCGGGCCGACGGGGCTCACTCTGGCCAACCTGCTCGGGATCTACGGCGTGCGCGTGCTCGTCGTCGAGCGCAACGCCACCACCGTCGACGAGCCGCGGGCGGTATCGATCGACGATGAGGGGCTGCGCACCATGCAGGCCGCGGGGCTCGCCGGCGACGTCCTCGCGGCGGCCGTGCCGGGCTACGGGTATCGCTATCTCTCGCCGTCCGGCCGCTGCTTTGCCACAGTCACGCCGGCCGCGATGCCGTACGGGTACCCGCGCCGCAGCGCCTTCCGGCAGCCGGTCCTCGAACGCCAACTGCGCGGCGGGCTCGCCGGGCTTTCGAGCGTCGAGGCGCGGTTCGAGCACACCCTCGAGAGTTTCCACCAGGACGGGCAGGGCGTGGCCGTCACGGTGCGCGGGCCGGAGGCGCGGGCGCGCGAGGTCGAATGCGACTACCTCGTCGGCTGCGACGGCGCCGCGAGCACCGTACGGCGCCTCCTCGGCGTTCCGCTCGCGGGCGCGAGCTTCAGCGAGCGCTGGTTGATCATCGACCTCGAAGAGTCGGAGGTCGCGTCCCCGCATACGCTGGTCTTCTGCGATCCCGCGCGGCCGGGGATCGCGCTCCCCGGCCCGGACCGGACGCGGCGGGTCGAGTTCAAAGTATTGCCGGACGAGCGGGACGACGATCTGCTGCGCCCGCCTGCCATCCGCCGGTTGCTGGCGGCGCACGGCACCGATCCCGAGAGCGTCATCAGGCGGGCCGTCGTGTATCGCTTTCACGCCCGCGTCGCGGCACGCTGGGCCGCGGGCCGGGCCCTGCTGGCCGGCGACGCCGCGCACCTCTCGCCGCCCTTTGCGGGACAGGGCATGAACAGCGGCCTCCGCGACGCGCACAACCTGGCCTGGAAGATCGCGGCGGTGGTGCAGGGACAGATGGGTCCCGGTCTGCTCGAAAGTTACGAAGCCGAACGCCGTCCGCACGTGTGGGAGATGATCAGGCTCGCCCTGCGGATGGGGCGCGTGATGGCGCCGCGGTCCCGCGCGGAGGCGTGGGCCGTAGAGCAGGCGGTGCGCCTTCTCGACCTATACCCGCCGGCGCGCGATTACATCACCGAGATGCGGTGGCGGCCCGCGCCGAGGTTCCGGTCCGGGTTTCTCGTGCCCGACGGGCGGCCGGCCGGCGAAACGCTGGTCGGGCGGCTCCTGCCGCAACCCTGGGTAGTCACGGCGGACGGGCGAAGCGTCCGCCTCGACGCGGTGCTCGGCAACCGTTTTGTGCTGCTCGCCTGGACCGCCCGGCCGGGCGAGGCGTTCGCCGCGGTCAGGCACGACGTGTGGCGCCGCCTCGACGCGACGCGCGTCGCCGTGCTGCCTTGCGGAGTCGAGGACGAATCAGTCCGGCGAAGTGAGGGACTCTTCGGCGCCGAGGTGGTCCGCGATCGGGACGGCCACCTGGCCGCCGCGCTCGCGCGTTACCCCAACCACGTTCTGCTGCTGAGACCGGACCACTACGTAGCGGCGTGCCTCCCCGCCGATGGTCCGGCGCGTGGGGCCGCGGCGGTCGAGGCCCTCGTGGCGCGAACCTGA